The sequence CTGTCCATAATTATCTTGGCAAAAGAACGTCTTCATTCCATGAAATATTCCGACAGAACCTTTATTTACAGATGCGGCGTGAAATGGGGTGTGGATACCTTCTCCTGCAGCTTCCGCGGCAAAAAGCTTAACGTTGGCATCGTCGATAAATGTATAAAACGTTCCGATAGCATTGCTCCCACCCCCGACACAGGCAACAACAGCATTGGGTAGTCTCCCCTCGGCTTCAAAAATTTGTGACTTGATTTCTTCTCCGATAACTTTTTGAAAATCCCGCACGATTAGCGGAAAAGGATGTGGCCCAACAACTGATCCCATTACATAGTGAGTGTCCGCAATTCTAGAAACCCACTCTCGAAGCGTTTCGTTGACAGCATCTTTGAGAGTTTGGGTGCCGCTGGTTACCGGGTGAACAGTAGCTCCTAATAGTTCCATTCGAAAAACGTTGAGTGCTTGCCTTTGCGTATCTTCTTTACCCATAAATATTTCGCATTCCATGCCCATAAGTGCTGCTACTGTGGCAGTGGCAACTCCATGCTGACCTGCACCAGTTTCTGCAATGACACGAGTTTTACCCATCTTCTTTGCGAGTAACATTTGTCCGATAACATTGTTGATTTTATGTGAACCAGTGTGATTTAAATCTTCACGCTTTAAATAAATTTTGGGACCGCCAAGATCTTTTGTCATCCTTTCTGCAAAATATAGAGACGAAGGTCTGTTGGCATAATGCTTCGATAGATACTGTAGCTCTTTGCAAAATTGCGGATCATCCTTATAATGGTTATATGCCTTCTCTAACTCATCTAGTGCGCTCATCAAGGTTTCTGGAATAAATTGCCCTCCAAAATTACCATATCTACTCATATTATTTCTCCTTTTTTGCTGCAGCAAGTGTGTGCCTACAATGTAATATTATATTTTTTATTTTATCATAATTTTTGACGCCATCGATTTCGACGCCAGAGTTTATATCAAGTGCAAATGGGTTCGCCGAAATGGCTGAATCAATGTTGTTGATGTTTAAACCTCCAGCCAAAAAAATCTTGTGCTTCGTTGCTGGAATTAGGGTATAGTCAAACGTTTTGCCAACGCCACCATAGCTATTTTCATGAAATGTATCTAATAGTAAATAGTCGCATGATAACTCATCGGCGGCAAGGATTTGCGCGGTGCTTTTTACTCGTACTGCCTTAATAATAGGTTTATCTGTCAAAGATTTTAAGTTGTTAATATATTCTGAAGTTTCGTCACCATGAAGTTGGATAAAGTCGATTGCAGAGTCTGCTGCAGCAGCAATGAAGTCTAGGTCTGCATTGACAAAAACTCCAACGGTTGCAACATCTGCTGCGAGCTCGGCCTTTATGGTGACTGCATCTGCCAGAGTAATTCGTCTCTTGCTAGGTGCAAAGATAAATCCGATATAATCAGGTTTAAATTCATTGATAGCTCGGAGGTCTTGGGTAGATGTAATTCCACAAATTTTAATTTTCATGGCAACCCTTCAATTCGTTTAAGATACGTGTTTTATCGGTTTGCTTGACTAAAGTTTCGCCAATCAATACGGCATTGACATGAGCAGCTTCTAATATTTCAACATCAGTGCGGGTGCGAATGCCGCTCTCAGCTACAAAAACTATATCTGCTGGGACCAATGCGCGCAATGCAACGGAGGTGTTGATATCTACATTGAAAGTTTTTAGATCTCGATTGTTGACACCTATAATCTCTGCGCCGGCAGCCAAGGCTCGCGAAACTTCTGTTGCATCATGAGTTTCAACTAAGGCATCTAGTTGTAAAGACTTTGCAATAGCAAGATATTCTGCAAGCGCGGCATCGTCAAGTGCTGAGCAGATGAGCAATACTGCACTAGCACCATCAACTTTTGCCTGATAAATTTGATATGGATCAATTATAAAATCTTTCTTTAACAGAGGAATTTTTACGATTCTGCTTATTTGAGCCAAATATTGGGAGCTGCCTAAAAAAAATTCGGGTTCTGTAAGCACCGATATGGCTGCTGCACCTGCGATTTCATAGTCGATTGCTATTTGTTTATAATCGAAATCAGCGACCATAATTCCTTTGGATGGGGAAGCTTTTTTCACTTCACAAATGAAATTGATAGCATCCATATTGGAGATTGCTGCTTTAAAACTGGGTTTGGCTGGAGCGGCAGCGGCTAATTCGCGAACCGTTGACTCGGGAGTTTTTAATTTTTCGGCATCAACCCTAAGTTTTGTGGCTTGCAAAATTTTATCTAAAATCATTATCTATACCCTCCCGTTACTCATTTTAATTAGTTCGTTTAATTTTTCAATAGCTTGCCCGTTATCAATCGCTGCAGTAGCAAGTTCTACGCCTGCAGAAATGCTAATATCAAGTGCAACATAAAGTGCAAGTGCAGTATTGAGTATGACAACGTCGCGTTTTGGACCTCGTTCGATTCCCGCAAGGATGTCTCTAGTGATTTGAGCATTTTCTGTTGCATCGCCACCCACTAAATCAGCCATTTCGCAAAAATTAAAGCCAAAGTCACGTGGGTCCAAATAGTATGATGTGAGATTGTTATTCTTTATTTCGCAAACATAGGTGAGATCTGTGAGTGTGGCTTCGTCGAGACCATCTTTGCCATGAATGACTAGTGCGCGCTTGATGCCTAAATTGTTGAGCACTTCTGCAAGAGGAACAACCAGCTTTTCGTCGTATACACCCATTACTTGAAAAGAAGCGAATGCGGGGTTAATGAGAGGTCCAAGTATATTAAAAACGGTGCGAATCCCCATTTTTTTGCGAGCGGAAGCCACATGTTTCATAGATGAATGAAATAATGGTGCAAACATAAATGTGATGCCAGTGTTCATAAGAACTTTGTGTGCATCTTCCGCGAGATTGATATTGACACCGAGTGCCTCCAAAACATCTGCAGAACCGCTTTTGCTGGAAACACTGCGATTGCCATGCTTTGCAACTCGGACACCACAGGCAGCTGCTACCAATGCTGTAGTCGTAGAAATATTAAATGTGTTGGTGTTATCGCCACCGGTGCCAACAATATCAAGCACATCAGAATCGGTGGGTACTTTAAGTGCTCGATTTCTGAGAATTCTTGCAAAGGCGGTGATTTCTTCAGAAGTTTCACCTTTGATGCGAAGCGCAGTGAGAAATGTTGCTATTTTAACTTCATCAACTTTGCCTGTCATTATATCCGTCATTGCGGCAGTGGCAAGGTCTGCATGTAAATTTTGGCCGTTCAAAAGTTTTCGTATTGCTTGATCAATCATAATATATACTCCTAAAATTTATTTATTTAAAGTCTGTGTGTCTAAAAAATTTTGGATCATGGCATCTCCATCTATAGTCAAAATTGATTCAGGATGAAATTGTAGACCGTATATCTCATAATTTACATGTTTGACAGCCATCACTTCATTATCATTAGCAGTGGCAATGACGTGCAAACATTCGGGTAAATTTGTACCAATTAGAGAATGGTATCGTCCAACTTTAATTTTCGAAGGCAAATTTTTAAATAGCTTGTTGTCATTATTAACATTTATTATGCTCGACTTTCCGTGCATTAATTCAGGAGCATAAGTTACATCTCCTCCAAAGGCTTCGCAAATCGCTTGGTGCCCAAGACATACACCCAATATAGGAGTGTTGGAAATGTTAGGATAAGCAACAGTTGCAGCTTGTACTAGGGCTTCGCAAATCCCCGCATCTGCAGGTTTGCCAGGGCCTGGAGATAAGACAATATGACTGGGATTTAACTCGATAATTTCGTCTATTGTTATATCGTCATTTCGTTTAACTAAAATGTTGTCGTCATATTTTCCAAACATTTGTACTAAATTGTAGGTAAAACTATCATAATTATCAATTATTAAAATCATGGCAACCTCCTAAAACTGATCTATATTGTAGGCATTTTCTACGGCTTGCATTACGGCACTGGCTTTGTTGCGACATTCTTGATATTCGTTGTGGGCAATACTGTCGTAAACGATTCCCGCACCTGCTTGTACATATA is a genomic window of Candidatus Epulonipiscium viviparus containing:
- the trpB gene encoding tryptophan synthase subunit beta: MSRYGNFGGQFIPETLMSALDELEKAYNHYKDDPQFCKELQYLSKHYANRPSSLYFAERMTKDLGGPKIYLKREDLNHTGSHKINNVIGQMLLAKKMGKTRVIAETGAGQHGVATATVAALMGMECEIFMGKEDTQRQALNVFRMELLGATVHPVTSGTQTLKDAVNETLREWVSRIADTHYVMGSVVGPHPFPLIVRDFQKVIGEEIKSQIFEAEGRLPNAVVACVGGGSNAIGTFYTFIDDANVKLFAAEAAGEGIHTPFHAASVNKGSVGIFHGMKTFFCQDNYGQIAPVHSISAGLDYPGIGPEHAHLHDLGRATYVPISDDESVAAFYYLSKMEGVIPAIESAHAVALAIQIAKDMTHEDIIVITISGRGDKDVAMVAKYQGINLEE
- a CDS encoding phosphoribosylanthranilate isomerase → MKIKICGITSTQDLRAINEFKPDYIGFIFAPSKRRITLADAVTIKAELAADVATVGVFVNADLDFIAAAADSAIDFIQLHGDETSEYINNLKSLTDKPIIKAVRVKSTAQILAADELSCDYLLLDTFHENSYGGVGKTFDYTLIPATKHKIFLAGGLNINNIDSAISANPFALDINSGVEIDGVKNYDKIKNIILHCRHTLAAAKKEK
- the trpC gene encoding indole-3-glycerol phosphate synthase TrpC, with protein sequence MILDKILQATKLRVDAEKLKTPESTVRELAAAAPAKPSFKAAISNMDAINFICEVKKASPSKGIMVADFDYKQIAIDYEIAGAAAISVLTEPEFFLGSSQYLAQISRIVKIPLLKKDFIIDPYQIYQAKVDGASAVLLICSALDDAALAEYLAIAKSLQLDALVETHDATEVSRALAAGAEIIGVNNRDLKTFNVDINTSVALRALVPADIVFVAESGIRTRTDVEILEAAHVNAVLIGETLVKQTDKTRILNELKGCHEN
- the trpD gene encoding anthranilate phosphoribosyltransferase, with translation MIDQAIRKLLNGQNLHADLATAAMTDIMTGKVDEVKIATFLTALRIKGETSEEITAFARILRNRALKVPTDSDVLDIVGTGGDNTNTFNISTTTALVAAACGVRVAKHGNRSVSSKSGSADVLEALGVNINLAEDAHKVLMNTGITFMFAPLFHSSMKHVASARKKMGIRTVFNILGPLINPAFASFQVMGVYDEKLVVPLAEVLNNLGIKRALVIHGKDGLDEATLTDLTYVCEIKNNNLTSYYLDPRDFGFNFCEMADLVGGDATENAQITRDILAGIERGPKRDVVILNTALALYVALDISISAGVELATAAIDNGQAIEKLNELIKMSNGRV
- a CDS encoding anthranilate synthase component II, whose product is MILIIDNYDSFTYNLVQMFGKYDDNILVKRNDDITIDEIIELNPSHIVLSPGPGKPADAGICEALVQAATVAYPNISNTPILGVCLGHQAICEAFGGDVTYAPELMHGKSSIINVNNDNKLFKNLPSKIKVGRYHSLIGTNLPECLHVIATANDNEVMAVKHVNYEIYGLQFHPESILTIDGDAMIQNFLDTQTLNK